The proteins below come from a single Fodinicola acaciae genomic window:
- a CDS encoding macrolide family glycosyltransferase, with translation MSAHIAVLNLPAAGHILPTLGVVSELVERGHRVSYVAVEGYADAVKAAGAEHVPYVSAMEGKRPPMELTPDIVAQAPLAFLNESKSVAGALEERFPRGGPDLLMYDASVAAAGRQLGSGWGCRGVRTFPTLTFNEHYRFDEKLTADLAIDPTHPALVEFGRALADMTGVIPEHDLVFVPREFQPAGETFGAETTFVGPCIADRAHQGRWSADATGKLLYVSLGTAFTLRPEFFRECVRAAALMPDWRVVMAIGDRVTRDELGTLPPNVEVRAHVPQLEVLRHATVFLSHAGMGSTMEAMYFGVPLVTVPQMVEQEINAGRVVELALGLRLDRRTVDAAQIVDAVLAVAASDEIRANVTKMARYARRAGGAVAAADAIERHLAGG, from the coding sequence TGAGTTATGTGGCGGTCGAAGGCTATGCCGACGCCGTCAAGGCAGCTGGCGCCGAGCACGTTCCGTATGTCTCGGCGATGGAAGGAAAACGGCCGCCGATGGAGCTGACACCGGACATCGTGGCGCAGGCTCCGTTGGCTTTCCTCAACGAGAGCAAGTCGGTGGCCGGCGCGCTGGAAGAGCGTTTTCCGCGCGGTGGACCGGATCTGTTGATGTATGACGCGAGTGTCGCGGCCGCTGGTCGGCAGCTCGGCAGCGGATGGGGATGCCGGGGCGTACGTACGTTTCCGACGCTGACCTTCAACGAGCATTACCGCTTCGACGAGAAGCTGACCGCTGACCTGGCGATCGATCCGACCCATCCGGCACTGGTCGAGTTTGGTCGTGCGCTCGCGGACATGACCGGCGTTATCCCGGAGCACGATCTGGTCTTCGTACCACGCGAGTTTCAGCCGGCCGGTGAGACTTTTGGTGCGGAGACGACGTTTGTCGGACCGTGCATCGCGGACCGGGCGCACCAAGGCCGTTGGTCGGCGGACGCCACCGGCAAGCTTCTCTATGTTTCATTGGGGACCGCCTTCACGCTTCGGCCGGAGTTTTTCCGCGAGTGCGTACGAGCGGCAGCGCTGATGCCTGACTGGCGCGTCGTGATGGCGATCGGCGATCGAGTGACCCGCGACGAACTCGGCACGCTGCCGCCAAATGTCGAGGTGCGCGCTCATGTGCCACAGCTGGAGGTGCTCCGGCATGCGACGGTTTTCCTTTCTCATGCTGGGATGGGAAGCACGATGGAGGCGATGTATTTCGGCGTGCCGCTGGTGACGGTGCCGCAGATGGTCGAGCAGGAGATCAACGCCGGGCGCGTCGTCGAGCTGGCTCTTGGTCTCCGGCTTGACCGGCGTACGGTCGACGCCGCGCAGATCGTCGATGCTGTGCTCGCGGTGGCCGCCAGCGACGAGATCCGTGCCAACGTGACGAAAATGGCGAGGTACGCGCGTCGAGCCGGTGGTGCCGTCGCGGCCGCGGACGCGATCGAGAGGCATCTGGCCGGCGGGTGA
- a CDS encoding sensor histidine kinase, with translation MTAENSRRMDGWERWMELMTTVSPIGLLVISTVLALVIQPPPASTVVSILVFAVLSAIWIYGDRWLRLSRTMVGKVVFFGGLLVLSALLVWQSTWFTIFVIIIYGLAFEVFPLRWALFASLVVAAVQTRGFFHDRLTTLSEALQYVLLTLVIATMASAFTLLGAASARLARERKTMIAALVEANEKNAALQAELVAQAERAGVTAERQRMAREIHDTLAQGLTGIITQLEAAESGDWRRHVSTATWLARQSLAEARRSVHAVRPEALEKARLPEALRNVARQWSEVNGVAAEVHITGEATKLSADVEVALLRIAQEGLANAAKHARASRVGLTLSYMSDVVTLDVRDDGEGFDLAADRGDGFGLTGMRQRAENAGGSLVVETEPGGGTAISASVPIEAEDFVGE, from the coding sequence ATGACGGCCGAGAATTCCCGGCGGATGGACGGGTGGGAACGCTGGATGGAGCTGATGACCACGGTCAGCCCCATCGGTCTGTTGGTCATCTCGACGGTGCTGGCGCTGGTGATCCAGCCGCCGCCGGCCTCGACCGTCGTCTCGATCCTGGTTTTCGCGGTGTTGTCGGCCATCTGGATCTATGGCGACCGCTGGTTGCGGCTGAGCCGTACGATGGTTGGAAAGGTGGTGTTCTTCGGCGGGCTGCTGGTGTTGTCGGCGTTGTTGGTGTGGCAGTCCACCTGGTTCACCATTTTCGTCATCATCATCTATGGTTTGGCGTTCGAGGTTTTCCCTCTGCGATGGGCCCTGTTTGCCAGCTTGGTCGTGGCGGCGGTTCAGACGCGCGGCTTTTTCCACGATCGGCTGACGACGCTGTCCGAGGCTCTGCAATATGTGTTGCTGACGCTGGTGATCGCGACGATGGCGTCTGCTTTCACGTTGCTCGGCGCGGCGAGTGCGCGGCTGGCTCGCGAGCGTAAGACGATGATCGCCGCGCTGGTCGAGGCCAACGAGAAAAACGCGGCCTTGCAGGCTGAGCTGGTGGCGCAGGCAGAGCGAGCCGGGGTGACCGCCGAGCGGCAGCGGATGGCGCGGGAGATCCACGACACGCTGGCGCAGGGGCTGACCGGGATCATCACGCAGTTGGAGGCCGCCGAAAGCGGTGACTGGCGCCGGCACGTGTCCACCGCGACCTGGCTGGCCCGGCAGAGCCTCGCCGAAGCACGCCGGTCGGTGCATGCCGTACGGCCAGAGGCGTTGGAAAAGGCGCGGCTGCCGGAGGCGTTGCGTAATGTGGCGCGGCAGTGGTCGGAGGTCAACGGTGTCGCCGCGGAGGTGCACATCACCGGCGAGGCAACGAAACTCTCTGCCGACGTGGAGGTCGCGCTGTTGCGGATCGCGCAGGAAGGCCTTGCGAACGCCGCAAAACACGCGCGCGCCTCGCGAGTCGGCCTGACACTGTCGTACATGAGCGATGTGGTCACTTTGGACGTACGCGACGATGGCGAAGGATTCGATCTGGCCGCCGATCGCGGTGACGGTTTCGGGCTGACCGGCATGCGGCAGCGCGCCGAGAACGCCGGCGGTAGTCTGGTCGTCGAAACTGAGCCTGGGGGTGGCACGGCCATTTCCGCGAGCGTTCCGATCGAGGCGGAGGATTTCGTTGGAGAATAG
- a CDS encoding response regulator: MSLENRRIRLLIADDHPVVRDGLRGIFSAEADFEVAGEAANGDEAVTLAEALDPDVVLMDLRMPTVDGVTAIRRMAEKKLRARVLVLTTYDTDSDVLPAIEAGATGYLLKDAAREELFRAVRAAARGEAALAPSVASKLMHQMRVPAPAPLSQRELEVLTLIARGGTNRDVAKQLFVSEATVKTHLIHIYGKLGVSDRAAAVATAFDRGLLTPGGR, encoded by the coding sequence ATTTCGTTGGAGAATAGGCGGATCCGGCTGTTGATCGCCGACGACCATCCGGTCGTACGGGACGGCTTGCGGGGCATTTTCAGTGCGGAAGCCGACTTCGAGGTGGCCGGCGAGGCCGCCAACGGCGACGAGGCGGTGACGCTGGCCGAAGCGCTCGACCCGGACGTCGTACTGATGGATCTGCGGATGCCGACCGTCGACGGTGTCACCGCGATTCGCCGGATGGCGGAGAAAAAGCTGCGCGCTCGCGTGCTGGTCTTGACGACGTACGACACCGACAGCGATGTGCTGCCGGCGATCGAGGCCGGTGCGACCGGTTATCTGCTCAAGGACGCGGCGCGAGAGGAGCTTTTCCGGGCCGTACGCGCGGCGGCGCGCGGTGAGGCGGCGTTAGCGCCTTCGGTGGCCTCGAAGCTCATGCACCAGATGCGCGTGCCGGCGCCGGCACCGCTCAGCCAGCGGGAGCTGGAGGTGCTGACGCTCATCGCGCGCGGCGGCACCAACCGCGACGTGGCCAAACAGCTGTTCGTCAGCGAGGCGACGGTGAAGACGCATTTGATCCATATTTACGGAAAACTCGGCGTGAGCGACCGCGCGGCCGCCGTCGCGACCGCCTTCGACCGTGGTCTGCTCACCCCCGGCGGCCGCTGA